A DNA window from Zingiber officinale cultivar Zhangliang chromosome 3A, Zo_v1.1, whole genome shotgun sequence contains the following coding sequences:
- the LOC122051407 gene encoding UDP-N-acetylglucosamine--N-acetylmuramyl-(pentapeptide) pyrophosphoryl-undecaprenol N-acetylglucosamine transferase — protein sequence MAFVTAAPPPALFSLSPSSASSSISSFRIRASSSFHLPPSPTSRFKPRQVASPPPPAAVLRVLFAAGGTGGHVYPAIAIAEALKDASPDAEILFVGSDAGLEGSAVPSAGFALAAIPRARPSLPPFSSANLLLPFHFFRAVSSSVRIVLRFQPSLVVGTGGYIAAPVCLAAALCGVKIVIQEQNSYPGLVNQLTARFADKIFVAFNGCVKHLERRKCLVYGNPVRLALRRFVSKAVARSHFFPKAGSKSVEEKAQVVLVLGGSGGAEAINIAALNMYSEMLSRHKNRFIIWQTGADGFNEMECLVKINRRLFLTPFLHELDLAYAAADVVVSRSGAMACTEILTTGKPSILIPSPDAADGHQIKNAYIMADVAGSKVITEDELDSSSLEDAIDNILGNESLMAEMSERALSAARPEAAVDVAKCIISLINSTSSN from the exons ATGGCGTTCGTCACCGCTGCACCTCCACCtgctctcttctctctctccccttcttctgcttcttcttccattTCCAGTTTCCGGATACgagcttcttcctccttccatctCCCTCCATCTCCGACTTCAAGGTTCAAGCCAAGGCAG GTCGCCTCGCCTCCGCCGCCTGCAGCTGTGCTCCGCGTGTTGTTCGCTGCCGGAGGCACCGGCGGCCACGTCTACCCCGCGATCGCCATCGCCGAGGCGCTCAAGGACGCCTCCCCTGACGCCGAGATCCTTTTCGTCGGATCGGACGCTGGACTCGAGGGCTCCGCTGTGCCCTCCGCCGGCTTCGCCCTCGCCGCCATCCCCCGGGCCCGCCCTTCCCTTCCCCCCTTCTCCTCCGCCAACCTCCTTCTCCCCTTCCACTTCTTCCGCGCTGTCTCCTCGAGCGTGAGGATCGTTCTCCGCTTCCAGCCTTCCCTCGTCGTCGGCACCGGTGGCTACATCGCCGCGCCTGTGTGCCTCGCTGCCGCCTTGTGCGGCGTCAAGATCGTTATTCAGGAGCAGAACAGCTACCCTGGACTCGTGAACCAGCTCACCGCCCGCTTCGCCGATAAGATCTTCGTTGCTTTCAATGGATGCGTGAAGCACTTGGAGAGGAGGAAGTGCTTGGTCTACGGGAATCCGGTGAGGCTCGCGCTGCGCCGCTTTGTGTCGAAGGCCGTGGCGCGGTCGCATTTCTTCCCCAAGGCGGGGTCGAAGAGTGTGGAGGAGAAGGCGCAGGTCGTCCTGGTGCTCGGAGGCTCCGGCGGCGCCGAAGCAATCAACATTGCGGCTCTGAACATGTACTCAGAAATGTTATCACGGCACAAGAACAGGTTCATCATTTGGCAGACAGGAGCCGATGGATTCAACGAAATGGAGTGTCTTGTTAAGATCAACAGAAGATTGTTTCTTACCCC GTTCTTGCATGAATTGGATTTGGCTTATGCTGCTGCTGATGTGGTCGTTTCTCGTTCTGGGGCAATGGCTTGCACAGAGATCTTGACCACAGGGAAGCCATCAATTCTG ATACCGTCCCCTGATGCTGCAGATGGTCATCAAATTAAAAATGCATACATTATGGCAGATGTAGCAGGATCGAAGGTCATCACAGAAGATGAGCTTGATTCTAGTAGTCTTGAAGATGCAATTGACAATATCCTAG GAAATGAAAGTCTCATGGCTGAAATGTCTGAGAGGGCACTGAGTGCTGCACGTCCTGAAGCTGCAGTTGATGTCGCAAAATGCATTATTTCTCTCATCAACTCAACCTCTTCAAACTGA